A single region of the Garra rufa chromosome 6, GarRuf1.0, whole genome shotgun sequence genome encodes:
- the LOC141337096 gene encoding uncharacterized protein, which translates to MRNHSWLRKNWFWVAGSAFAGIHFATWLLQKAMKSSVQTERQLKSREE; encoded by the coding sequence ATGAGGAACCATAGCTGGCTTAGGAAGAACTGGTTTTGGGTTGCCGGTAGTGCATTTGCTGGTATTCATTTTGCCACGTGGCTCCTGCAGAAGGCGATGAAGAGTTCGGTGCAGACTGAACGGCAGCTCAAAAGCAGGGAGGAGTAA
- the srd5a2a gene encoding 3-oxo-5-alpha-steroid 4-dehydrogenase 2a has translation MHCQENAIHYCSWGFVVGGLLYLLQQMNEHTPYGRYVNTKSPGMMVSAKAGWFIQELPSFLVPVLLFLTTESLPGIGKHVVLWTFCLHYFQRTFIFSMLTKGRPSPLYIVVSAIIFCSMNGYLQGHYMLHCTQYHSEWHRDIRFITGLLIFFTGMAINIHSDYILRNLRKPGEVSYKIPRGGMFELVSGANFFGEIIEWCGYAVACWSFPAFSFALFTICSIGPRAYHHHRYYLEKFKDYPKSRKAVIPFLL, from the exons ATGCATTGCCAGGAAAACGCTATTCACTATTGCAGCTGGGGATTTGTAGTCGGTGGTTTGCTTTACCTTCTGCAGCAAATGAACGAACACACTCCGTACGGACGCTATGTAAATACAAAGTCCCCTGGGATGATGGTCTCAGCCAAGGCAGGATGGTTTATTCAGGAACTTCCATCATTCCTAGTTCCTGTGCTATTGTTTTTGACGACAGAGAGTTTGCCGGGGATAGGAAAACATGTAGTGCTCTGGACCTTTTGCCTGCACTACTTTCAGAG GACTTTTATATTTTCTATGCTGACTAAAGGCAGGCCGTCTCCTCTGTACATCGTGGTGAGCGCGATCATCTTCTGCTCTATGAATGGCTATCTGCAGGGTCACTACATGCTCCACTGCACTCAGTACCACAGCGAATGGCACAGAGACATTCGCTTCATCACTG GTTTGTTGATATTCTTCACTGGAATGGCCATCAACATCCACAGTGACTATATTTTACGAAACCTGAGGAAACCAGGCGAGGTCAGCTATAAAATCCCTAGAG GAGGAATGTTTGAGTTGGTCTCTGGTGCTAATTTCTTTGGGGAGATCATTGAATGGTGTGGATATGCTGTGGCCTGCTGGTCCTTTCCTGCTTTCTCCTTTGCTCTGTTCACTATCTGCTCCATTGGGCCTCGAGCCTACCACCATCACAG GTATTACTTGGAGAAATTTAAAGATTACCCCAAATCAAGAAAGGCTGTGATCCCTTTCCTGCTATAA